Proteins from one Pseudarthrobacter sp. BIM B-2242 genomic window:
- a CDS encoding ComEC/Rec2 family competence protein — translation MPASGASQRQLPAAASRHPAVRRESARLADQVRRKLRGKEQAAAPAETPRRRTDVRLGLPALLVWGAAVAGVWLTPAMLAALCMVLVVLAVVLLARAARGKTLLARRRSFLITAAVALMLAAAAAAHSAVSSSQRHDGPIAEAAAAGKSVVAIVEITGSPRGLTLPGQAGTPERWSVAARTEEVTLHGSVIRTRADLVVMGSSGWENVIPGQLVRTAGKLRPPEPGQQEAAILAASMAPGAAASGDAGRGADAATGPAWQMAAKELRGRYVAAAGFLAPDPRGLLPGMVTGDTSALDEGLNGAMKTVGMTHLTAVSGANCSLVLGALLIAARSLRLPRLVAGGLALGGLGMFVVLVGPDASVLRAALMGSIAIASLAGGRAGRGLSFLCLAVMGLLLIDPGLAISFGFLLSVLATLGIIVLGPRMMEWTPAIVPRWAAAAWAVPLSAQLLCGPVIVLLQPQFSTYSLLANIVAAPLVAPVTLLGTAAVPLVLWMPWLATALIAVAGTFSAGVAGVARTAAALPGASLPWPEGPLGFLTMVLLSALTFAGVLAAVRPRRLVCLVLAWHGQLVSLIETLEALPTKTLRHRGR, via the coding sequence GTGCCTGCCTCAGGAGCCTCCCAAAGGCAGCTCCCGGCTGCGGCATCCCGGCACCCGGCGGTCCGCCGGGAGAGTGCCAGGCTTGCAGATCAAGTCCGCAGGAAACTGCGCGGTAAAGAGCAGGCGGCCGCTCCTGCTGAAACGCCCCGTCGGCGCACCGACGTCCGGCTGGGGCTGCCCGCACTGCTTGTCTGGGGCGCGGCCGTGGCCGGGGTCTGGCTCACCCCGGCAATGCTGGCGGCGTTGTGCATGGTGTTGGTGGTCCTGGCCGTCGTGCTGCTGGCCCGGGCTGCACGCGGCAAGACTCTGCTGGCCCGCCGCAGGAGCTTCCTGATCACCGCGGCTGTGGCCCTGATGCTGGCCGCAGCTGCGGCAGCGCACTCAGCGGTCTCCTCCTCGCAGCGTCACGACGGACCCATTGCGGAAGCGGCCGCGGCCGGGAAATCGGTGGTGGCCATTGTGGAAATCACGGGTTCCCCTCGCGGCCTGACGCTCCCAGGACAGGCCGGGACGCCCGAACGGTGGTCGGTTGCGGCCCGGACGGAGGAAGTCACGCTCCACGGCAGCGTCATCCGCACCCGCGCTGACCTGGTAGTTATGGGCAGCAGCGGCTGGGAGAACGTCATTCCGGGGCAACTGGTCCGGACGGCCGGCAAGCTGAGGCCGCCCGAGCCAGGGCAGCAGGAGGCAGCCATCCTGGCAGCATCCATGGCACCGGGTGCCGCCGCCTCCGGAGATGCCGGCCGGGGTGCTGATGCCGCTACGGGGCCTGCCTGGCAGATGGCGGCCAAGGAGTTGCGCGGCCGGTACGTTGCCGCGGCAGGTTTCCTGGCGCCCGATCCCCGGGGCCTCCTGCCGGGGATGGTCACGGGCGACACATCGGCGCTGGACGAAGGGCTCAACGGGGCCATGAAAACGGTGGGGATGACGCACCTGACCGCGGTCAGCGGGGCCAATTGCAGCCTGGTTCTGGGCGCCCTGCTTATTGCCGCGCGTAGCCTCAGGCTACCCAGGCTCGTGGCGGGAGGACTGGCGTTGGGCGGTCTCGGGATGTTCGTAGTGCTCGTTGGACCTGATGCCAGTGTGCTGCGCGCTGCGCTCATGGGTTCCATCGCCATCGCCTCGCTGGCCGGTGGGCGGGCGGGACGCGGGTTGAGCTTCCTTTGCCTCGCAGTGATGGGCCTGCTGCTGATCGATCCTGGCCTTGCGATCAGCTTCGGTTTTCTGCTGTCCGTGCTCGCAACGCTGGGCATCATCGTCCTGGGCCCCCGGATGATGGAATGGACCCCTGCGATTGTGCCCCGCTGGGCAGCCGCCGCCTGGGCCGTGCCGCTCTCGGCGCAGCTGCTGTGCGGTCCTGTCATCGTGCTGCTGCAGCCGCAGTTCTCCACCTATTCCTTGCTGGCGAACATCGTAGCGGCGCCGCTGGTGGCGCCGGTGACGCTGCTTGGCACGGCGGCCGTGCCCTTGGTGCTGTGGATGCCTTGGCTGGCCACAGCACTGATAGCCGTCGCAGGAACGTTCAGCGCAGGCGTGGCAGGGGTTGCCCGGACGGCTGCGGCATTGCCAGGGGCGTCCCTGCCCTGGCCCGAGGGTCCGCTTGGCTTCCTCACGATGGTGCTGCTGTCGGCTCTGACCTTTGCCGGCGTCCTGGCGGCCGTCCGGCCGCGCAGGCTCGTGTGCCTGGTCCTGGCCTGGCACGGCCAGCTGGTTTCCCTGATTGAGACCCTGGAGGCGTTGCCCACGAAAACACTGCGCCACCGTGGCAGGTGA
- a CDS encoding ComEA family DNA-binding protein — MSRRDPGARHGARHARERLQSTLGEGTGLLADCGGKVFEYDGGAQDGGAGPVSGSGDHNAAGAGRAGPALRFRVGLPVALLIAALAVAAGAWFWTQVAAGQPHVLPLSEVTEQESGSSVDGETPGQGTDRAGPPDMPTESPHAGTVIIHVAGAVALPGVVQLPAGSRVHQAIAEAGGGTPSADLNRLNLAAVLEDGQKLYVPVPGEDLPAAPGGPGSEAEDPGGGAASGGAKVNLNTASVEELDALPKVGPVLAQRIVDWRKEHGLFKSVEELDAVDGVGPKMLETLLPLVGI; from the coding sequence ATGTCACGCCGGGACCCTGGAGCACGCCATGGGGCCCGGCATGCCCGGGAACGCCTGCAGTCCACCCTGGGAGAGGGGACGGGACTTCTGGCCGACTGCGGCGGGAAGGTCTTTGAGTACGACGGCGGCGCTCAGGATGGCGGCGCGGGTCCTGTTTCCGGATCCGGTGACCACAACGCGGCCGGTGCGGGCAGGGCAGGCCCGGCCCTCAGATTTCGGGTCGGCCTGCCCGTAGCCCTGCTGATCGCAGCCCTCGCGGTAGCGGCCGGCGCGTGGTTCTGGACGCAGGTGGCCGCCGGTCAACCCCACGTACTGCCACTCAGTGAGGTGACGGAGCAGGAAAGCGGGTCCTCCGTTGACGGGGAAACGCCGGGACAGGGAACAGACCGCGCAGGGCCGCCTGACATGCCCACGGAGAGTCCTCACGCCGGCACGGTCATCATCCATGTGGCCGGTGCCGTCGCCCTGCCCGGGGTGGTGCAGCTGCCCGCCGGAAGCCGGGTGCATCAGGCCATCGCCGAGGCGGGCGGGGGCACGCCCTCCGCGGACCTGAACCGCCTCAACCTCGCTGCTGTGCTGGAGGACGGGCAAAAGCTCTACGTACCGGTGCCGGGAGAGGACCTGCCGGCGGCCCCCGGCGGACCTGGCTCCGAGGCGGAGGATCCCGGCGGTGGCGCCGCCTCAGGCGGGGCCAAGGTCAATCTCAACACGGCCAGTGTCGAAGAACTGGACGCCCTGCCCAAAGTCGGACCCGTCCTTGCCCAACGGATCGTGGACTGGCGCAAGGAACACGGGCTCTTCAAATCCGTTGAGGAACTCGACGCCGTCGATGGGGTGGGACCCAAAATGCTCGAAACCCTTCTCCCTCTAGTGGGTATCTGA
- a CDS encoding DegV family protein, translated as MPDRDAAAWLWLRERLAALRPAARPGAPAGPPAAVVRTAVVTDSAAALPAEWVAACASDGLLTVIPMPVMVGEEIYGEGEDDITETIALALASGKSVKTSRPSPGQFEHAFLAAERRGYEAVVCLHISGGLSGTADAARLAAERVKIPVEVIDSGTVGMALGMGVQSAVEAAAAGLDAAEVSDAAAARLARTKVYFYVPSLEQLRRGGRIGAAASLLGTMFAIKPILAVDGGKIVPLEKVRSAAKAIARLEEIAAADAKARPDGLVRLAVHHFGNPAEAEALAGRLAAALPGCPPAQISSLPAVLAAHAGLGVLAVIVGESAPPPVELETLST; from the coding sequence TTGCCCGACCGCGACGCCGCCGCTTGGCTCTGGCTCCGGGAGCGGCTCGCTGCCCTCCGCCCGGCCGCGCGCCCGGGTGCGCCCGCGGGCCCGCCCGCCGCGGTGGTCCGTACCGCAGTGGTGACCGATTCTGCGGCTGCGCTGCCGGCCGAGTGGGTTGCGGCCTGTGCCTCCGACGGCTTGCTGACCGTCATTCCGATGCCCGTCATGGTGGGCGAGGAAATCTACGGCGAGGGCGAAGACGACATCACCGAAACGATTGCGCTGGCCCTCGCCAGCGGCAAGTCGGTCAAAACGTCCCGCCCGTCACCTGGCCAGTTTGAGCACGCCTTCCTCGCCGCCGAGCGCCGGGGGTACGAGGCCGTTGTCTGCCTGCACATTTCCGGCGGCCTGTCCGGCACCGCGGACGCTGCCAGGCTCGCAGCGGAACGTGTGAAGATTCCGGTGGAAGTCATCGACTCCGGCACTGTGGGGATGGCGCTGGGGATGGGCGTCCAGAGCGCCGTCGAGGCTGCAGCCGCGGGGCTGGATGCAGCGGAGGTCAGCGACGCCGCGGCGGCCCGGCTCGCCCGCACGAAGGTCTATTTCTACGTTCCCAGCCTCGAGCAGCTGCGCCGGGGCGGACGGATCGGGGCTGCGGCCTCGCTGTTGGGCACAATGTTCGCCATCAAGCCCATCCTCGCCGTGGATGGCGGGAAAATTGTGCCGCTGGAAAAGGTCAGGTCAGCAGCGAAGGCCATCGCACGGCTTGAGGAGATCGCCGCCGCGGACGCGAAGGCCCGTCCCGACGGGCTGGTCCGCCTGGCCGTGCACCATTTCGGCAATCCGGCAGAGGCAGAAGCACTGGCTGGGCGGCTGGCCGCCGCCCTGCCCGGCTGTCCGCCGGCCCAGATCAGTTCACTGCCCGCCGTACTCGCCGCCCACGCGGGGCTTGGTGTGCTCGCGGTCATCGTGGGGGAGAGCGCACCTCCTCCAGTGGAACTCGAGACGCTTTCCACATAG
- the leuS gene encoding leucine--tRNA ligase, which produces MSVQPETETGTAAVAADTPDEGAYSFAAMEAKWPQVWEDLKVFTPADDGSRERRYVLDMFPYPSGDLHMGHAEAFAMGDVVARYLRQQGYDVLHPIGWDSFGLPAENAAIKRNAHPSEWTYANIETQAASFKRYAISADWSRRVHTSDPEYYRWTQWLFKRFYERGLAYRKDSPVNWCPKDQTVLANEQVVNGACERCGTPVTKKSLNQWYFKITEYADRLLDDMDELRGHWPERVLAMQKNWIGRSEGAHVNFVIEADGGKPAKDVTVFTARPDTLFGATFFVVAADAPIAVELVTDEHAAALDAYREQVKALTEIERQSTEREKTGVFTGRYAVNPLNGEKLPVWAADYVLADYGTGAIMAVPAHDQRDLDFAKMFDLPVRAVLDTGEEDPAVSGKATAGEGTLINSGVLDGMPKTEAIPAAIDMLEKQGTGEKFVNFRLRDWLLSRQRFWGTPIPIIHCPACGEVPVPDEQLPVTLPADLRGEDLSPKGTSPLAAAEAWVNVDCPNCHGPAKRDTDTMDTFVDSSWYFLRFVSPQYTEGPFDPDKINEWMPVGQYVGGVEHAILHLLYARFFTKVIHDLGMLDADEPFKALLNQGQVLNGGKAMSKSLGNGVDLGEQLDKYGVDAVRLTMIFASPPEDDVDWADVSPSGSAKFLARAWRLAQDVTSEPGVDAASGDRALRSVTHRTIADAAALLDTNKFNVVVAKLMELVNATRKTIDAAAGAGGADPAVREAAEAVAVILSLFAPYTAEDMWNVLGHPASVANAGWPAHDEALLVQDTVTAVVQVQGKVRDRLEVSPDISEDELRELALASENVQRALDGRGIRTVIVRAPKLVNIVPA; this is translated from the coding sequence GTGAGCGTTCAGCCGGAGACAGAGACCGGAACAGCAGCAGTGGCGGCGGATACACCCGACGAGGGTGCCTACAGCTTCGCGGCGATGGAGGCAAAGTGGCCGCAGGTGTGGGAAGACCTCAAGGTCTTCACGCCCGCGGATGACGGTTCCCGCGAGCGCCGCTACGTGCTGGACATGTTTCCCTACCCCTCGGGTGACCTCCACATGGGCCACGCCGAGGCGTTCGCCATGGGCGACGTTGTGGCGCGCTACCTGCGGCAGCAGGGCTACGATGTCCTGCACCCGATCGGCTGGGACTCCTTCGGCCTGCCCGCCGAGAACGCGGCCATCAAGCGCAATGCCCACCCCAGTGAGTGGACGTACGCCAACATCGAGACGCAGGCGGCCTCCTTCAAGCGCTATGCCATCTCCGCGGACTGGTCCCGTCGGGTGCACACCTCGGACCCCGAGTACTACCGCTGGACCCAGTGGCTGTTCAAGCGCTTCTACGAACGTGGGCTGGCGTACCGTAAGGATTCCCCGGTCAACTGGTGTCCCAAGGACCAGACTGTGCTGGCCAACGAACAGGTTGTCAACGGCGCCTGCGAACGCTGCGGCACTCCGGTCACCAAGAAGTCCCTGAACCAGTGGTACTTCAAGATCACCGAGTACGCCGACCGGCTGCTCGATGACATGGACGAACTGCGCGGCCACTGGCCCGAGCGCGTCCTGGCCATGCAGAAGAACTGGATCGGCCGGTCCGAAGGTGCGCACGTCAACTTTGTGATCGAGGCCGACGGCGGCAAGCCCGCCAAGGACGTCACAGTCTTCACCGCCCGCCCGGACACCCTGTTCGGTGCAACGTTCTTCGTGGTGGCGGCCGACGCACCGATCGCCGTCGAACTCGTCACGGATGAGCACGCAGCCGCGCTGGACGCGTACCGCGAACAGGTCAAGGCGCTGACTGAGATCGAGCGCCAGTCCACCGAACGCGAAAAGACGGGCGTCTTCACCGGCCGCTACGCGGTCAACCCCCTGAACGGCGAGAAGCTGCCGGTCTGGGCCGCGGACTATGTCCTGGCCGACTACGGCACCGGGGCCATCATGGCCGTCCCGGCACACGACCAGCGGGACCTCGACTTCGCGAAGATGTTCGACCTGCCCGTCCGTGCGGTGCTGGACACCGGCGAAGAGGATCCCGCTGTTTCCGGCAAGGCGACGGCAGGGGAGGGGACCCTGATCAATTCGGGGGTCCTGGACGGCATGCCGAAAACCGAAGCCATCCCTGCCGCCATCGACATGCTGGAGAAGCAGGGCACGGGCGAGAAGTTCGTCAACTTCCGGCTCCGTGACTGGCTCCTGAGCCGCCAGCGGTTCTGGGGAACCCCCATCCCGATTATTCACTGCCCCGCCTGCGGCGAGGTTCCCGTCCCGGACGAGCAGCTGCCCGTGACGCTGCCGGCTGACCTGCGCGGCGAGGACCTGTCACCGAAGGGCACATCGCCGCTGGCTGCAGCCGAGGCCTGGGTCAACGTGGACTGCCCCAACTGCCACGGTCCGGCGAAGCGCGACACCGACACCATGGACACCTTCGTGGACTCGTCATGGTACTTCCTGCGGTTCGTCTCGCCGCAGTACACCGAGGGTCCCTTCGACCCGGACAAGATCAACGAGTGGATGCCGGTTGGCCAGTACGTGGGCGGCGTGGAGCACGCCATCCTGCACCTGCTCTATGCCCGGTTCTTCACCAAGGTGATCCATGACCTCGGCATGCTCGACGCCGACGAGCCCTTCAAGGCGCTGCTGAACCAGGGCCAGGTCCTCAACGGGGGCAAAGCCATGAGCAAGTCCCTCGGCAACGGCGTTGACCTCGGCGAGCAGCTGGACAAGTACGGCGTGGACGCGGTGCGGCTCACCATGATCTTCGCCTCCCCGCCGGAGGACGACGTCGACTGGGCGGACGTTTCGCCGTCGGGCTCCGCCAAGTTCCTTGCCCGCGCCTGGCGCCTCGCGCAGGATGTCACCAGCGAGCCCGGCGTTGACGCTGCGTCCGGTGACCGTGCTCTGCGGTCCGTCACACACCGCACCATCGCCGACGCCGCCGCGCTGCTGGACACCAACAAGTTCAACGTGGTGGTGGCCAAGCTGATGGAGCTGGTCAACGCAACCCGCAAAACTATCGATGCAGCCGCCGGCGCCGGCGGGGCCGATCCCGCCGTCCGCGAGGCAGCCGAGGCCGTAGCGGTGATCCTGAGCCTCTTCGCACCGTATACCGCGGAGGACATGTGGAACGTCCTGGGCCACCCGGCCTCCGTGGCGAACGCCGGCTGGCCGGCCCACGACGAAGCGCTGCTGGTCCAGGACACCGTCACCGCTGTGGTCCAGGTCCAGGGCAAGGTCCGTGACCGGCTCGAGGTCTCTCCGGACATCTCCGAGGACGAGCTGCGCGAACTGGCCCTGGCCAGCGAAAACGTTCAGCGTGCCCTGGATGGCCGCGGCATCCGCACGGTGATCGTGCGGGCGCCTAAACTGGTGAACATCGTCCCGGCCTGA
- the glpK gene encoding glycerol kinase GlpK, producing MNQYVIAIDQGTTSSRAIIFDHSGTIVSSGQMEHEQIFPQAGWVEHNPAEIWNNTREVIGSALSKANLTRHDIAAVGITNQRETAVVWDKTTGEAVYNAIVWQDTRTQGIVDELAKDGGPERFKQKVGLPLATYFSGTKIKWILDNVDGARAKAEAGDLVFGNTDSWVLWNLTGGVDGGVHVTDVTNASRTMFMDLETLSWDEEILGIFGVPLSMMPAIKSSSEVYGTVHTSQLLREVPVAGILGDQQAATFGQAAFEAGEAKNTYGTGCFLIFNTGEEIIHSKNGLLTTVGYKLGDAPTHYALEGSIAVTGSLIQWLRDNLGLISSAPEVETLAASVKDNGGVYIVPAFSGLFAPYWRSDARGAIVGLTRFVNKNHIARAALEATAFQTREVLDAVNADSGVPLTELKVDGGMVANDALMQFQADILGVPVIRPKVVETTALGAAYAAGLAVGFWKDLGELSANWSEDKRWEPQLDQAEQDRQMRLWKKAVTKSMDWVDEDVK from the coding sequence ATGAACCAGTACGTAATCGCCATCGACCAGGGCACCACCAGCTCACGCGCCATCATCTTCGACCACAGCGGCACCATCGTTTCGTCCGGCCAGATGGAGCACGAACAGATCTTCCCGCAGGCGGGCTGGGTGGAGCACAACCCCGCCGAGATCTGGAACAACACCCGGGAGGTCATCGGTTCAGCCCTCTCCAAGGCGAACCTGACGCGTCACGATATCGCCGCCGTCGGGATCACCAACCAGCGCGAAACCGCGGTGGTGTGGGATAAGACAACCGGCGAAGCCGTATACAACGCCATCGTGTGGCAGGACACCCGTACGCAGGGCATCGTGGACGAACTGGCGAAGGACGGCGGTCCGGAACGGTTCAAGCAGAAGGTGGGCCTTCCCCTGGCAACCTACTTCTCGGGAACAAAGATCAAGTGGATTCTGGACAACGTGGATGGTGCCAGGGCCAAGGCAGAGGCCGGTGACCTGGTCTTCGGCAATACGGACTCCTGGGTCCTCTGGAACCTGACCGGCGGCGTGGACGGCGGAGTGCACGTGACGGACGTCACCAACGCTTCCCGAACCATGTTTATGGACCTCGAGACCCTGAGCTGGGACGAAGAGATCCTGGGGATCTTCGGAGTTCCGCTGAGCATGATGCCGGCCATCAAGTCCTCCTCCGAGGTCTACGGCACCGTGCACACATCCCAATTGCTGCGCGAAGTGCCGGTAGCCGGCATCCTCGGTGACCAGCAGGCTGCGACGTTCGGCCAGGCGGCCTTCGAAGCCGGTGAGGCTAAAAACACGTACGGGACCGGCTGCTTCCTGATCTTCAACACGGGCGAAGAGATCATCCACTCGAAGAACGGCCTGCTCACCACCGTGGGGTACAAGCTCGGGGACGCACCGACGCACTATGCGCTGGAAGGCTCCATCGCGGTCACCGGTTCCCTGATCCAGTGGCTGCGCGACAACCTTGGCCTGATCAGCAGCGCCCCGGAAGTGGAGACCCTGGCGGCTTCCGTCAAGGACAACGGCGGTGTCTACATCGTTCCGGCATTCTCGGGGCTCTTCGCGCCGTACTGGCGTTCGGATGCCCGAGGCGCCATTGTGGGCCTCACCCGGTTCGTCAACAAGAACCACATTGCCCGCGCCGCGCTTGAGGCCACGGCCTTCCAGACCCGCGAGGTGCTCGACGCCGTCAACGCGGACTCCGGCGTGCCGCTTACAGAGTTGAAGGTCGACGGCGGCATGGTGGCCAACGATGCGCTGATGCAGTTCCAGGCTGACATCCTGGGCGTTCCGGTGATCCGGCCCAAGGTTGTGGAAACCACTGCCCTGGGTGCCGCCTACGCTGCGGGACTCGCCGTCGGGTTCTGGAAGGACCTCGGCGAGCTGTCGGCCAACTGGTCCGAGGACAAGCGCTGGGAACCGCAGCTTGACCAGGCCGAGCAGGACCGCCAGATGCGCCTGTGGAAGAAGGCCGTGACGAAGTCCATGGACTGGGTCGACGAGGACGTGAAGTAG
- a CDS encoding MIP/aquaporin family protein: MSLGIVFLSEVFGTMMLTLLGCGVVANVALKGTKGNSGGFLMVTWGWGIAVFAGVFVAAKSGAHLNPAVTLGLLVNGKAEYAPGVPVDVASTLTYFGGEMLGAFLGAVVCWLAYKQHFDAEEAVASKLAVFSTGPAIRSTPWNLITEIIGTFVLVFVILTFGGTPSGLGPLAVALLVVGIGVSLGGPTGYAINPARDLGPRIAHALLPIRGKGSSDWGYSWIPVVGPLVGGALGGIVAKLAPIIITAAA; encoded by the coding sequence ATGTCTCTTGGAATTGTGTTTCTTTCCGAGGTGTTCGGAACGATGATGCTCACCCTGTTGGGTTGCGGCGTCGTAGCCAATGTGGCGCTAAAAGGCACCAAAGGTAACAGCGGCGGATTCCTGATGGTCACCTGGGGATGGGGTATTGCCGTCTTTGCGGGCGTTTTCGTCGCAGCCAAGTCCGGTGCGCACCTGAATCCCGCCGTGACCCTGGGGCTGCTGGTCAATGGCAAGGCGGAGTATGCACCGGGCGTACCCGTCGACGTGGCGTCTACGCTGACCTACTTTGGCGGCGAGATGCTGGGTGCCTTCCTGGGTGCAGTGGTGTGCTGGCTCGCCTATAAGCAGCACTTCGACGCCGAAGAGGCAGTCGCCAGCAAGCTCGCTGTGTTCTCCACCGGCCCCGCGATCCGCTCCACCCCGTGGAACCTGATCACCGAAATCATCGGCACGTTCGTCCTGGTGTTCGTGATCCTCACCTTTGGCGGGACACCCTCCGGCCTGGGGCCGCTCGCAGTAGCACTCCTGGTGGTCGGCATCGGCGTTTCCCTGGGCGGGCCTACCGGCTATGCCATCAACCCCGCCCGTGACCTCGGTCCGCGCATCGCCCACGCCCTGCTGCCCATCCGGGGCAAAGGTTCAAGCGACTGGGGCTACTCCTGGATCCCGGTCGTCGGCCCGCTCGTTGGCGGCGCCCTGGGCGGAATCGTTGCCAAGCTTGCTCCGATCATCATCACCGCCGCAGCCTGA
- a CDS encoding glycerol-3-phosphate dehydrogenase/oxidase, whose product MPSPAKNARASLEALRERPHAKVLIIGGGINGVGTFRDLALQGVDVALVERGDYCQGASGASSHMIHGGIRYLENGEFRLVQESVVERNRLLRIAPHYVKPLQTTIPIFSTFSGVLSAPVRFLTHKQGKPKERGAFLIKLGLSLYDSFSRDGGTVPRHQFRGRKRALAELPRLHPGIKYAATYFDASVHNPERLTLDVLQDGEKAGQSRGVSAQTGARASNYVSLQSMVPGTAGAAAGSSPSGSTVRLRDELTGGVFDFTADVIVNTTGAWVDLTNQAMGAASTFMGGTKGSHIVLDHPELLDACQGREIFFEHTDGRIVLIYPMGDRVLVGTTDVDADMGEDAVCTDGEIDYFLELIGHVFPDIPVKPEDIVYTFSGVRPLPRHDATQPGFVSRDYRIERQDSVTGAVVLSLVGGKWTTFRALAEHLTDKVLAELGTERTVSTASLAIGGGAGFPADQAGIQKWIKAHVSETRDAARTEVLLTRYGTRAGDVIRYLDGGPDRMLSSTRELSVRELEYMAGHEQIGHLVDVLIRRTSLAFRGLVTGELLNEVCEVLAGPLGWDAEKRWAEIRHAREVLERFHRVQIHSLVA is encoded by the coding sequence ATGCCGTCTCCCGCCAAAAATGCACGAGCCTCGCTGGAGGCACTCCGGGAGCGGCCGCACGCTAAAGTGCTGATCATCGGCGGCGGTATTAACGGCGTCGGCACGTTCCGGGACCTGGCCCTGCAGGGTGTGGATGTTGCCCTGGTTGAGCGCGGCGACTACTGCCAAGGTGCCAGCGGCGCCTCGTCCCACATGATCCACGGCGGCATCCGCTACCTCGAGAACGGTGAATTCCGCCTGGTCCAGGAATCGGTGGTGGAGCGTAACCGGCTCCTGCGGATTGCCCCCCACTACGTCAAGCCGCTCCAGACCACCATCCCCATCTTCAGCACCTTCTCCGGTGTACTTTCGGCACCCGTGCGGTTCCTGACCCACAAACAGGGCAAGCCGAAGGAACGCGGCGCTTTCCTGATCAAGCTGGGGCTCAGCCTGTACGACTCGTTTTCCCGCGACGGCGGCACCGTCCCGCGCCACCAGTTCCGCGGCCGGAAGCGTGCCCTGGCCGAACTCCCGCGCCTCCACCCCGGCATCAAGTACGCCGCAACCTACTTTGATGCCTCCGTGCACAATCCCGAGCGGCTCACCCTCGACGTGCTCCAGGACGGCGAAAAGGCCGGACAGTCCCGCGGTGTTTCCGCGCAGACCGGGGCGCGGGCCAGCAACTATGTGTCGCTCCAGTCCATGGTTCCGGGCACCGCCGGGGCTGCTGCCGGCAGCAGCCCCTCCGGCAGCACGGTCCGGCTCCGTGACGAACTCACCGGCGGCGTCTTTGATTTCACGGCGGACGTCATCGTCAACACCACCGGGGCGTGGGTGGACCTGACCAACCAGGCCATGGGCGCCGCGTCGACGTTCATGGGCGGCACCAAGGGATCGCACATCGTGCTGGACCACCCGGAACTTCTTGACGCGTGCCAGGGCCGGGAGATCTTCTTTGAACACACCGACGGCCGGATTGTCCTGATCTATCCCATGGGGGACCGGGTCCTCGTGGGCACCACCGACGTGGATGCCGACATGGGCGAAGACGCAGTGTGCACGGATGGGGAAATCGACTACTTCCTCGAACTCATTGGCCACGTCTTTCCGGACATCCCGGTAAAGCCTGAAGATATCGTCTACACGTTTTCGGGTGTCCGCCCGCTGCCGCGTCACGACGCAACCCAGCCCGGATTTGTCTCCCGGGACTACCGCATCGAGCGGCAGGACAGCGTCACAGGCGCCGTCGTACTCAGCCTGGTGGGCGGCAAGTGGACAACCTTCCGCGCCCTCGCCGAACACCTGACAGACAAGGTGCTGGCAGAGCTGGGTACCGAACGGACCGTATCGACGGCGTCGCTTGCCATCGGCGGCGGCGCCGGATTCCCCGCGGACCAGGCCGGGATCCAGAAATGGATCAAGGCCCACGTATCGGAGACCCGCGACGCCGCAAGGACTGAGGTCCTGCTGACGCGCTACGGCACCCGTGCCGGAGACGTCATCCGCTACCTGGACGGCGGTCCTGACCGGATGCTCTCCTCAACCCGTGAGCTCAGCGTCCGCGAACTGGAGTACATGGCCGGGCATGAGCAGATCGGACATCTTGTAGATGTCCTCATCCGACGTACGTCCCTTGCCTTTCGGGGGCTGGTCACGGGCGAGCTGCTCAACGAGGTGTGTGAGGTGCTCGCCGGTCCGCTGGGCTGGGACGCAGAAAAACGCTGGGCCGAAATCCGTCACGCCAGGGAGGTGCTAGAGCGGTTCCACCGCGTACAGATCCACAGCCTGGTTGCCTAG